A single window of Mycobacterium sp. ITM-2016-00318 DNA harbors:
- the serB gene encoding phosphoserine phosphatase SerB, with protein sequence MNTPKVSVLITVTGVDQPGVTSALFEVLSRHKVELLNVEQVVIRGRLTLGVLVSGTAEVAGGPELRGEVENAIGEVGLDVTIERSDQMPVLREPSTHTIVVLGRPITAEAFGVVAREVAALGVNIDFIRGVSDYPVTGLELRVSVPPGDAHQRLQTAMARVAVNEGVDIALEDYSLSRRAKRLIVFDVDSTLIQGEVIEMLADRVGAHAAVAEITEAAMRGELDFAESLNRRVATLEGLPAEVLDEVGEQIELTPGARTTIRTLRRLGFHCGIVSGGFRQVIEPLAHELEMDFVAANQLEIVDGKLTGRVVGQIIDRPGKAKALRDFAQQAGVPMEQTVAVGDGANDIDMLAAAGLGVAFNAKPALREVADASLSHPYLDTVLFILGITRGEIEAADSIDGTLRRVEIPDD encoded by the coding sequence GTGAACACGCCAAAGGTTTCGGTTCTGATCACCGTCACCGGAGTCGATCAACCCGGTGTGACTTCTGCGCTGTTCGAGGTGCTTTCGCGGCACAAGGTCGAACTGCTCAACGTCGAACAGGTTGTCATTCGGGGGCGCCTGACGCTGGGTGTACTGGTGTCAGGCACCGCGGAAGTCGCGGGCGGCCCCGAACTGCGCGGTGAGGTCGAGAACGCCATCGGCGAGGTCGGGCTCGACGTGACGATCGAGCGCAGCGATCAGATGCCCGTGCTGCGGGAACCGTCCACCCACACCATCGTCGTGCTGGGCAGGCCGATCACCGCAGAGGCGTTCGGCGTGGTGGCCCGCGAGGTGGCCGCACTCGGCGTCAACATCGATTTCATCCGCGGGGTATCCGACTATCCGGTGACGGGTTTGGAGCTGCGGGTGTCGGTGCCGCCCGGGGATGCTCATCAGCGGTTGCAGACCGCGATGGCGCGGGTGGCCGTCAACGAGGGTGTGGACATCGCGCTCGAGGACTACAGCCTGTCGCGGCGGGCCAAGCGGCTCATCGTCTTCGACGTCGACTCCACCCTGATCCAGGGTGAGGTCATCGAGATGCTGGCCGACCGGGTCGGCGCGCACGCGGCCGTCGCCGAGATCACCGAGGCAGCCATGCGGGGCGAACTGGACTTCGCCGAGTCGCTGAACCGCCGCGTGGCTACGCTGGAAGGTCTGCCGGCCGAGGTGCTCGACGAGGTCGGCGAGCAGATCGAGCTGACCCCCGGCGCGCGCACCACGATCCGCACGCTGCGCCGCTTGGGCTTTCACTGCGGCATCGTGTCCGGCGGCTTCCGTCAGGTGATCGAGCCGCTCGCGCACGAGCTGGAGATGGACTTCGTCGCCGCCAACCAGCTCGAGATCGTCGACGGCAAGCTGACCGGCCGCGTCGTCGGACAGATCATCGACCGGCCGGGAAAAGCCAAGGCGCTGCGGGATTTCGCGCAGCAGGCGGGCGTGCCGATGGAGCAGACGGTTGCCGTCGGCGACGGCGCCAACGACATCGACATGCTGGCCGCGGCCGGACTCGGGGTCGCTTTCAACGCGAAACCGGCGTTGCGCGAGGTGGCCGACGCGTCGCTGAGCCACCCGTATCTGGACACCGTGCTGTTCATCCTCGGCATCACCCGCGGAGAAATCGAGGCGGCCGATTCGATTGACGGCACGCTACGCCGGGTCGAGATACCGGACGACTAG
- a CDS encoding PLP-dependent aminotransferase family protein gives MTVEMHARALDVDLLARELGNWRTSSRSGPAYHGLADAIRLLIVDGRIPVGARLPSERAMADTLRVSRTTVTAAYTQLRDDGYLNARRGARSTTALPVAPAARVEIAAPAMSLAAAALSAPAAAVSEAFVDATHDVTPYLHKVGHELVGVEVLREAIADRYCDRGLPTEPDEVLVTTGALHAINLILTTYVQPGDRVLVEQPTYHGALSSIATAGARPVPVAMTEDGWELDAIQAAVQQLSPSLAYLIPDNQNPTGLTMSAQDRKRLSDIITETRTRTVIDETILDMWLGDGVPEPMAAAMTSRRDLVLTIGSMSKSFWGGLRVGWIRAERATIATIAALRPSVDMGTPVLEQFAAARLLAQRDQLLPERRDILRARRAFLLSLLERHLPDWAPGPGVGGMSLWVRLPAPMSTALSAAASRMGLELPAGPRFGVDGTLERFVRVPYALPEDELSAAIELLARAWHSVTGSTAPEPTTIVV, from the coding sequence ATGACGGTCGAAATGCACGCAAGAGCCCTCGATGTGGACCTTTTGGCTCGGGAGCTCGGCAACTGGCGGACGTCCAGTCGCAGTGGCCCGGCCTACCACGGCCTTGCCGACGCCATCCGGCTGCTGATAGTCGACGGCCGCATCCCTGTCGGCGCCCGGCTGCCGAGCGAACGGGCGATGGCCGACACGCTTCGGGTCTCCCGCACCACCGTCACCGCCGCCTACACACAACTGCGCGACGACGGCTACCTCAATGCCCGCCGGGGCGCCCGCAGCACCACCGCCCTGCCTGTCGCACCGGCCGCACGTGTCGAAATCGCCGCACCCGCAATGAGTCTCGCCGCCGCTGCGTTGTCGGCGCCGGCCGCGGCGGTCAGCGAGGCATTCGTCGATGCGACACATGACGTTACGCCCTATCTGCACAAGGTGGGTCACGAGCTCGTCGGCGTGGAGGTGCTCCGCGAAGCCATCGCCGATCGGTATTGCGATCGCGGTCTTCCCACAGAACCTGACGAAGTGCTGGTGACAACCGGGGCGTTGCACGCGATAAACCTGATCCTGACCACCTACGTGCAGCCCGGCGACCGGGTGCTAGTCGAACAACCCACCTATCACGGCGCGTTGTCGTCCATCGCCACCGCAGGCGCGCGCCCGGTTCCGGTGGCGATGACAGAGGACGGCTGGGAGCTCGATGCGATACAGGCGGCGGTGCAGCAGCTCTCGCCAAGCCTGGCATATCTGATTCCCGACAATCAGAACCCGACCGGTTTGACGATGTCCGCGCAGGACCGAAAGCGGTTGTCGGACATCATCACCGAAACCAGGACGCGCACCGTCATCGACGAGACCATTCTGGACATGTGGCTCGGTGACGGGGTGCCCGAACCGATGGCTGCGGCGATGACGTCGCGACGGGACCTCGTGCTGACGATCGGTTCGATGTCGAAGTCGTTCTGGGGTGGTCTGCGGGTGGGCTGGATTCGCGCCGAGCGCGCCACCATCGCGACGATCGCCGCACTCCGTCCGTCGGTCGACATGGGCACACCCGTCCTCGAACAGTTCGCCGCCGCAAGGCTTCTCGCGCAGCGCGATCAGTTGCTTCCCGAGCGGCGGGACATCCTCCGGGCCCGGCGGGCGTTTCTGCTGTCACTGCTGGAGCGGCATCTTCCGGACTGGGCGCCGGGACCGGGTGTCGGCGGCATGTCGCTGTGGGTGCGATTGCCCGCGCCGATGAGCACTGCCCTGTCGGCCGCCGCCTCCCGGATGGGATTGGAGTTGCCCGCAGGCCCACGGTTCGGCGTCGACGGCACCTTGGAACGCTTCGTGCGCGTGCCCTATGCGCTTCCCGAGGACGAGCTGTCGGCAGCCATCGAGCTGCTGGCCCGAGCCTGGCACAGCGTCACCGGTTCCACCGCCCCGGAACCGACCACGATCGTGGTCTAG
- a CDS encoding YitT family protein — MLSAPARGSVLLLGLIGYGFSMAMMVRAGLGLDPWDVFHQGLALRTPMTIGIASAVVGVAVLLAWVPLRNRPGIGTVANVIVIAVTVDASLALLPTPTALPVRIAMMVGAVVLNAMSTVLYIGAGLGPGPRDGLMTGLVVRTGLSVRLVRTSIEATVLAVGWLLGGTVGVGTVLYAFGIGPLVQFFVRIAPKRLLAHSGWASVAEASFTNTMGECPTPEATASRKTC, encoded by the coding sequence ATGCTTAGCGCGCCGGCGCGCGGCAGCGTGCTGCTGCTCGGGCTGATCGGCTACGGCTTCTCGATGGCGATGATGGTGCGTGCCGGACTCGGGCTCGACCCATGGGATGTCTTCCATCAGGGGCTCGCGCTGCGGACACCGATGACGATCGGCATCGCTTCGGCCGTCGTCGGGGTGGCGGTGCTGCTGGCCTGGGTCCCGCTGCGGAATCGGCCCGGTATAGGCACCGTCGCCAACGTCATCGTGATCGCGGTGACCGTCGACGCGTCACTGGCGCTACTGCCAACGCCGACAGCGCTTCCGGTGCGGATCGCGATGATGGTCGGCGCCGTCGTCCTCAATGCGATGAGCACCGTGCTCTACATCGGTGCGGGCCTCGGTCCTGGGCCGCGCGACGGCCTGATGACCGGTCTTGTCGTCCGGACCGGCCTCTCGGTCCGGCTCGTCCGGACCTCCATCGAGGCCACCGTGCTGGCCGTCGGCTGGCTCCTCGGCGGTACCGTCGGCGTCGGCACGGTGTTGTATGCGTTCGGCATCGGTCCGCTCGTGCAGTTCTTCGTCCGGATCGCGCCGAAGCGACTGTTGGCACACAGCGGATGGGCGTCCGTCGCCGAGGCGAGCTTCACGAATACGATGGGCGAGTGCCCGACTCCGGAAGCGACAGCGTCGAGGAAGACCTGCTGA
- a CDS encoding ABC transporter ATP-binding protein: protein MGVRRRGELHEYDGRVPDSGSDSVEEDLLIDFAKVALRRGGQTLVGPITWSVELDERWVVIGPNGAGKTSLLRIAAAMEYPSSGTAFVLGERLGRTDMSELRARVGLSSSALSQRVPEGEVVRDLVVSAGYGVLGRWREKYDDVDYTQAIDMLESVGAEHLAERIYETLSEGERKRVLIARSLMTDPELLLLDEPAAGLDLGGREELVARLEDLAADPDAPAIVLVTHHVEEIPRGFSHALILSEGRIVDGGLLTDVLTAANLSKAFGQSIALDVIDGRYFARRTRSRAAHRRR, encoded by the coding sequence ATGGGCGTCCGTCGCCGAGGCGAGCTTCACGAATACGATGGGCGAGTGCCCGACTCCGGAAGCGACAGCGTCGAGGAAGACCTGCTGATCGACTTCGCCAAGGTCGCGCTGCGGCGCGGCGGCCAGACACTCGTGGGGCCCATCACATGGTCGGTGGAACTCGACGAACGCTGGGTGGTCATCGGTCCGAACGGAGCAGGCAAGACATCGCTGCTGCGGATCGCCGCTGCAATGGAATACCCGTCTTCTGGCACCGCGTTCGTGCTCGGCGAACGGCTCGGCCGTACCGACATGTCGGAACTGCGCGCACGGGTCGGGCTGAGCAGTTCGGCGCTGTCGCAGCGCGTACCCGAGGGGGAGGTGGTGCGCGACCTCGTGGTGTCGGCCGGATACGGGGTGCTGGGCCGGTGGCGAGAGAAATACGATGACGTCGACTACACCCAGGCGATCGACATGCTGGAAAGCGTCGGCGCCGAACACCTCGCCGAGCGCATCTACGAGACGCTCTCGGAAGGCGAACGCAAACGTGTGCTGATCGCCCGTTCGCTGATGACCGACCCCGAGCTGCTGCTGCTCGACGAGCCCGCCGCCGGACTCGATCTCGGCGGACGCGAGGAGCTCGTCGCCCGCCTGGAAGACCTCGCCGCCGATCCGGACGCACCGGCGATCGTTCTGGTTACCCACCACGTCGAGGAGATCCCGCGCGGGTTCAGCCACGCCCTGATCCTGTCGGAGGGACGAATCGTCGACGGCGGGCTGCTGACTGACGTGTTGACCGCCGCGAACCTGTCGAAGGCATTCGGCCAGTCCATCGCCCTCGATGTCATCGACGGCCGTTACTTCGCCCGGCGCACCAGGAGCCGAGCCGCGCACAGGAGGCGATGA
- a CDS encoding NUDIX hydrolase: protein MMSEGPLFPRPAATVMLIRDNRAGQPGGIEVFLMRRHRKMDFVGGVMVFPGGGVDDRDRNADIAWHGPDKNWWGERLGTDADLAEALVCAAARETFEECGVLFAGAADDPDLLVDDASSYRDQRAALVSKELSFAEFLQAEKLMLRSDLLRPWANWVTPKEERTRRYDTYFFVGALPVGQLADGDNTESDQADWIAPEAALADFSAQRSFLLPPTWTQLDALAGRTVAEILAVERRIVPISPNMSMTDGNLEFEFFDGERYNQALGGRTP from the coding sequence ATGATGAGCGAAGGACCGCTGTTCCCTCGGCCGGCCGCCACCGTGATGCTGATCCGGGACAATCGCGCCGGCCAGCCAGGGGGAATCGAGGTGTTCCTGATGCGGCGGCACCGGAAGATGGACTTCGTCGGCGGCGTGATGGTCTTCCCCGGCGGCGGCGTCGACGACCGCGACCGCAACGCCGACATCGCGTGGCACGGCCCGGACAAGAATTGGTGGGGCGAGCGGCTCGGCACCGACGCCGACCTCGCCGAGGCGCTCGTCTGCGCGGCGGCCAGGGAGACGTTCGAGGAGTGCGGCGTGCTGTTCGCGGGCGCGGCCGACGATCCCGACCTGCTCGTCGACGACGCGTCGAGTTATCGCGATCAGCGCGCCGCGCTGGTCAGCAAGGAGCTGTCGTTCGCGGAATTCCTGCAGGCCGAAAAGCTGATGCTGCGCTCCGACCTGCTGCGGCCGTGGGCGAACTGGGTCACTCCGAAGGAAGAACGCACCCGGCGCTACGACACCTACTTCTTCGTCGGCGCCCTCCCCGTGGGTCAGCTGGCCGACGGGGACAACACCGAATCCGACCAGGCGGACTGGATAGCCCCCGAGGCCGCCCTCGCCGATTTCTCGGCGCAGCGCAGCTTTCTGCTACCGCCGACGTGGACCCAGCTCGACGCGTTGGCCGGTCGCACCGTCGCCGAGATCCTCGCCGTCGAACGGCGGATCGTTCCCATCTCGCCGAACATGAGCATGACCGACGGGAATCTGGAATTCGAGTTCTTCGACGGCGAGCGCTACAACCAGGCTCTCGGGGGGCGCACCCCGTGA
- a CDS encoding enoyl-CoA hydratase, translating into MREFVGIHTLDEHPGIATLLLSRPPTNALTRQVCREIIAAAAELGGRDDIAAVILFGGHEIFCAGDDVTVLRTFDAHEVAGAAEVGRDAVEALSALPKPTVAAITGYALGSGLTLALAADRRVAGDNVKVGATEILSGFPPVETGRLARTIGESKAKDLVFTGRFVDAKEALALGLIDEMVEPDAVYDAAMAWAQRLVDHPPQVLAAAKASFGPAR; encoded by the coding sequence GTGAGGGAGTTCGTCGGCATCCACACCCTCGACGAACACCCCGGCATCGCGACGCTGCTGCTGTCGAGGCCCCCGACCAATGCGCTGACACGTCAGGTTTGTCGCGAAATCATCGCCGCCGCAGCGGAACTCGGTGGGCGCGACGACATCGCCGCGGTGATCCTGTTCGGCGGGCATGAGATCTTCTGCGCGGGCGACGACGTCACCGTGCTGCGGACGTTCGACGCACACGAGGTCGCCGGGGCCGCTGAGGTCGGCAGAGATGCCGTCGAGGCTCTCAGCGCGCTTCCCAAGCCGACCGTTGCGGCGATCACCGGTTACGCACTGGGCAGCGGGCTGACGCTGGCTCTTGCCGCGGACCGGCGGGTGGCCGGCGACAACGTCAAGGTCGGGGCGACCGAGATCCTGTCGGGTTTTCCGCCCGTTGAGACGGGTCGGCTGGCGCGCACGATCGGGGAGAGCAAGGCCAAGGATCTCGTGTTCACCGGCCGCTTCGTCGACGCCAAGGAGGCGCTGGCACTCGGGCTGATCGACGAGATGGTGGAGCCTGACGCGGTGTACGACGCCGCGATGGCGTGGGCGCAGCGCCTGGTGGACCATCCGCCGCAGGTCCTGGCCGCCGCGAAAGCCTCCTTCGGGCCAGCCCGTTAG
- a CDS encoding class I SAM-dependent methyltransferase translates to MSFEQSDAGPDVADHPAPNPHATAEQVEAARHDSKLAQVLYHDWEAESYDEKWSISYDKRCVDYARDLFDETVPAEEQRKLPYDRALELGCGSGFFLLNLIQAGVARRGSVTDLSPGMVRVATRNGQNLGLEIDGRVADAERIPYDDDTFDLVVGHAVLHHIPDVELSLREVVRVLKPGGRFVFAGEPTNSGENYARPLSTLTWRAVTNVTRLPGLSGWRRPQAELDESSRAAALEAIVDLHTFSPGDLERMARSAGAVDIATQTTEFTAAMLGWPIRTFEAAVPPGRLGWGWARFAFSSWMTLSWVDHNVWRRVVPKGWFYNVMVTGVKPS, encoded by the coding sequence ATGAGTTTCGAGCAATCCGACGCCGGGCCCGACGTCGCCGACCACCCCGCTCCGAACCCGCACGCCACGGCGGAGCAGGTGGAGGCGGCGCGCCACGACTCCAAGCTCGCCCAGGTGCTCTACCACGACTGGGAGGCCGAGAGCTACGACGAGAAGTGGTCGATCTCCTACGACAAGCGTTGCGTCGACTATGCACGCGACCTGTTCGACGAGACAGTGCCCGCCGAGGAGCAGCGCAAGCTGCCCTACGACCGCGCGCTCGAGCTGGGGTGTGGCAGCGGCTTCTTCCTGCTGAACCTGATCCAGGCCGGTGTCGCGCGGCGCGGATCGGTCACCGACCTGTCGCCCGGGATGGTCAGGGTCGCCACCCGCAACGGCCAGAACCTCGGCTTGGAGATCGACGGCCGCGTCGCGGACGCCGAACGGATCCCCTACGACGACGACACCTTCGACCTCGTCGTCGGCCACGCCGTGCTGCACCACATTCCCGATGTGGAGTTGTCTCTGCGCGAGGTGGTCCGTGTGCTCAAGCCCGGCGGCCGGTTCGTGTTCGCCGGCGAGCCGACGAACTCCGGTGAGAACTACGCCCGTCCACTGTCGACGCTGACGTGGCGGGCAGTGACGAACGTGACCCGGCTGCCGGGGCTTTCCGGCTGGCGGCGGCCGCAGGCCGAGCTCGACGAGTCGTCGCGGGCGGCCGCGCTGGAGGCGATTGTCGACCTGCACACGTTCTCGCCCGGCGACCTGGAACGCATGGCGCGTAGCGCGGGTGCCGTCGATATCGCTACTCAGACAACGGAGTTCACCGCTGCGATGCTCGGCTGGCCGATCCGCACGTTCGAGGCCGCGGTGCCGCCGGGCCGGCTGGGGTGGGGCTGGGCCAGGTTCGCGTTCTCCAGCTGGATGACGCTGAGTTGGGTCGACCACAACGTGTGGCGCCGCGTCGTGCCGAAGGGCTGGTTCTACAACGTCATGGTCACCGGGGTCAAACCGTCGTAG
- a CDS encoding THUMP-like domain-containing protein — translation MAPRRAEGLVLQRHGHRGQTVVDFSAAAVAYLSSAAGAQALRDVDGYRLIDTTRVADIAAIRKQFGEHSAILVETVLLRRRATTKFDDPSHWLFTDEALQQATAQRVAEHRAARLTGAVVHDVTCSVGTELAALRNSVRYLVGSDIDPNRLAMARHNVGDVPLCRADAIRPVTRDAVVLADPARRGSGRRRFDPLDYAPPLNQLLDVYSGRHLVVKCAPGIDFGEIERLGFSGEIEITSLHGSVREACLWSAGLAGSGVRRRATVLDRAEQITDAEPDDCPVASAGRWIVDPDGAVVRAGLVRHYAARHGLWQLDPDIAYLSGDRLPDGVRGFEVLDEIGFSEKRLRQALSMHDAGAVEILVRGVDVDPDALRRRLKLRGSQQVSVVITRIGSGAASRATAFICRPSR, via the coding sequence GTGGCGCCGCGTCGTGCCGAAGGGCTGGTTCTACAACGTCATGGTCACCGGGGTCAAACCGTCGTAGATTTCAGCGCCGCTGCCGTCGCCTATCTCAGCAGCGCGGCGGGTGCGCAGGCGCTGCGCGACGTCGACGGCTACCGGTTGATCGACACCACCCGCGTCGCCGACATCGCCGCGATCAGGAAGCAGTTCGGCGAGCACTCGGCGATTCTCGTCGAGACGGTGTTGCTGCGCAGAAGGGCGACAACCAAGTTCGATGACCCGTCGCACTGGTTGTTCACCGACGAGGCGCTGCAGCAGGCGACCGCACAGCGGGTGGCCGAACACCGGGCGGCGCGGCTCACGGGCGCAGTCGTGCACGACGTCACCTGCTCGGTCGGCACAGAGCTTGCGGCACTGCGGAACTCGGTCCGCTACCTGGTGGGCAGCGACATCGATCCAAACCGGTTGGCGATGGCACGGCACAACGTGGGCGATGTGCCGCTCTGCCGAGCAGACGCCATACGGCCCGTCACCCGTGACGCCGTCGTACTCGCCGATCCAGCGCGTAGGGGATCAGGACGCCGACGGTTCGACCCCTTGGACTACGCGCCGCCGTTGAACCAACTACTCGACGTGTACAGCGGTCGGCACCTCGTCGTAAAGTGCGCGCCCGGAATCGATTTCGGTGAGATCGAGCGGCTGGGTTTCAGCGGCGAGATTGAGATCACGTCACTGCACGGCAGCGTACGCGAGGCGTGTCTGTGGTCGGCGGGGCTTGCGGGGTCGGGTGTGCGACGCCGCGCCACCGTGTTGGACCGTGCCGAACAGATCACCGATGCCGAGCCCGACGACTGCCCGGTCGCGTCGGCGGGCCGCTGGATCGTCGACCCCGACGGTGCGGTGGTCCGCGCCGGGCTGGTCCGCCACTACGCCGCCAGGCATGGGTTGTGGCAGCTCGACCCGGACATCGCCTACCTCTCGGGCGACCGGCTGCCCGACGGTGTCCGCGGCTTCGAGGTGCTCGACGAGATCGGATTCAGCGAGAAGAGGTTGCGTCAGGCGCTGTCGATGCATGACGCGGGTGCTGTCGAGATCCTGGTGCGCGGCGTCGATGTCGACCCGGACGCGCTGCGCAGGCGGCTGAAGTTGCGTGGCTCGCAGCAGGTGTCGGTGGTGATCACGCGCATCGGCTCCGGCGCGGCAAGCCGCGCAACGGCGTTCATCTGCCGACCGTCACGCTGA
- a CDS encoding esterase — MRLSASILAATAAVLVGFSSVAAVPASAAPPKCSDLKGALVGQNCVIHEADTGYNLKISYPANYPDVQAVFDWVKQTRDGFVNVAKGTGARTTPYQLEVTPTEYNSAVPPRGTQSLVFKVYQDVGGTKPQTFFKAFNWDQTLRWPIVLDTGGKEKTQPLFQPGANPWPIIFPLVEAELEKQMGTKPAISPAVGLNPATYENFAIQNDNLVFFFGQGAIVPESAGALTVPIPRGPVDRMIA, encoded by the coding sequence ATGCGTCTCTCCGCGTCAATTCTCGCTGCCACGGCGGCTGTGCTCGTCGGTTTCTCCAGCGTCGCCGCGGTACCGGCGTCAGCAGCGCCGCCGAAGTGCTCTGATCTCAAGGGCGCCCTCGTCGGGCAGAACTGCGTGATCCATGAAGCCGACACCGGCTACAACCTGAAGATCAGCTATCCGGCTAACTATCCGGACGTGCAGGCGGTCTTCGACTGGGTGAAGCAGACCCGGGACGGCTTCGTCAACGTCGCGAAAGGCACAGGCGCGCGCACCACGCCCTATCAGCTGGAAGTGACCCCCACCGAGTACAACTCGGCCGTTCCGCCGCGCGGCACGCAGTCGTTGGTGTTCAAGGTGTACCAGGATGTCGGCGGCACCAAGCCGCAGACCTTCTTCAAGGCGTTCAACTGGGATCAGACGCTGCGCTGGCCCATCGTGCTCGACACCGGCGGCAAGGAGAAGACTCAGCCGCTGTTCCAGCCGGGCGCCAATCCATGGCCGATCATCTTCCCGCTTGTGGAGGCCGAACTCGAGAAGCAGATGGGCACCAAGCCGGCGATATCGCCCGCAGTCGGGCTGAATCCGGCCACATATGAGAACTTCGCGATCCAGAACGACAACCTGGTCTTCTTCTTCGGCCAGGGCGCGATCGTGCCGGAGTCGGCGGGTGCGCTGACGGTGCCGATCCCGCGCGGGCCGGTCGACAGGATGATCGCCTAG
- a CDS encoding PQQ-binding-like beta-propeller repeat protein, whose product MFRRLIAAASTALITIVLAGCGNTDSWVEAHASDGWAAQYGDAANSSYTDVSGADTLELEWTRSVKGDLGAAVALGSGRYLAANGQTPAGCSLMVWEADNNARQRWCTRLWQGGGSSSPLWDGFDNLYIGQPGTMLSFPSTQWFRWRRPVIGMPTTARILAPGHLLVVTHLGQVLLFDAHRGTVIGTPLDLVEGIDPTDSQRGLSDCRQARPRCPVAAAPAFAATTGMVVISVWQPGASASVLVGLKYNPDRNPKLTVAWTSDAVKAGTTSSPVASADGSTVYVNGRDNRLWAIDAVDGKPKWSTPLKFLSQTPPSVTPSDEIIAGGGPDTKLVAIRDRGDHADVVWTRDDVSPLTTSSRAGGHVGYTVVEDGENGQALMVFDPVDGHTVNSYPLPDATGFPVGVSIGHDGRVVAATSDGQVYGFAPA is encoded by the coding sequence GTGTTCCGGCGACTCATCGCAGCAGCCTCAACAGCGCTGATCACGATCGTTCTGGCCGGGTGCGGCAATACCGACTCCTGGGTCGAGGCGCACGCCTCCGACGGCTGGGCCGCCCAGTACGGCGACGCCGCCAACAGCAGCTATACCGATGTGTCAGGTGCCGACACGCTCGAGCTCGAGTGGACCCGCTCGGTCAAGGGTGATCTCGGCGCCGCCGTGGCGCTCGGGTCGGGGCGGTATCTGGCTGCCAACGGGCAGACCCCGGCTGGCTGCTCGCTGATGGTGTGGGAGGCCGACAACAACGCGCGGCAGCGCTGGTGCACCCGGTTGTGGCAGGGCGGTGGTTCGTCAAGCCCGTTATGGGACGGCTTCGACAACCTCTACATCGGTCAGCCCGGTACGATGCTGTCGTTTCCTTCGACGCAGTGGTTCCGGTGGCGGCGACCGGTCATCGGGATGCCGACCACTGCAAGGATTCTGGCACCGGGTCATCTTCTCGTGGTGACACACCTCGGCCAGGTGCTCCTTTTCGACGCCCACCGAGGCACCGTCATCGGCACGCCTCTGGACCTCGTGGAAGGCATCGACCCGACCGATTCACAGCGCGGCCTTTCCGACTGCAGGCAGGCGCGACCCCGCTGCCCCGTCGCGGCTGCGCCCGCGTTCGCCGCCACGACGGGCATGGTCGTTATATCCGTGTGGCAGCCCGGCGCCTCCGCGTCGGTGCTCGTCGGCCTGAAATACAATCCCGACCGCAACCCGAAGCTGACGGTGGCGTGGACCAGCGACGCGGTCAAGGCGGGCACCACGTCAAGCCCGGTGGCCTCTGCCGACGGTTCGACGGTCTACGTCAACGGTCGCGACAACCGGCTGTGGGCCATCGACGCGGTTGACGGCAAGCCGAAGTGGTCGACACCGTTGAAATTCCTCTCGCAGACGCCGCCGTCGGTGACACCGAGCGACGAGATCATCGCGGGCGGTGGCCCTGACACGAAGCTGGTCGCCATCCGCGACCGCGGCGACCACGCCGACGTGGTCTGGACCCGCGACGACGTCTCCCCATTGACGACATCCAGTCGGGCTGGCGGACACGTCGGCTACACCGTGGTCGAGGACGGCGAGAACGGCCAGGCGCTGATGGTGTTCGACCCCGTCGACGGCCACACGGTGAACAGCTATCCACTGCCCGATGCGACCGGTTTCCCGGTCGGGGTGTCCATCGGGCACGACGGCCGAGTCGTCGCTGCGACGAGCGACGGCCAGGTCTACGGCTTCGCGCCTGCCTAG
- a CDS encoding acyltransferase, whose amino-acid sequence MTTMWGAPLHKRWRGSRLRDPRQAKFLTMASLRWVISNRAYTPWYLVRYFRLLKFKLANPHIITRGMVFLGKGVEIQATPELSTMEIGRWVHIGDKNTIRCHEGSLRFGDKVVLGRDNVINTYLDIEFGDSVLMADWVYVCDFDHRMDDINVPIKDQGILKGPVRIGPDTWIATKVTILRNTTIGRGCVLGSHAVVKGDVPDYSIAVGAPAKVVKNRKLAWDTSAAERAKLAAALADIERKKASR is encoded by the coding sequence ATGACGACGATGTGGGGAGCGCCGCTGCACAAGCGCTGGCGGGGCTCCCGGCTCCGCGACCCGCGCCAGGCCAAGTTCCTCACGATGGCATCGCTGAGATGGGTGATCTCCAACCGCGCCTACACCCCGTGGTATCTGGTGCGCTACTTCCGGCTGCTCAAGTTCAAGCTGGCCAACCCGCACATCATCACCAGGGGCATGGTCTTTCTCGGCAAGGGCGTCGAGATCCAAGCGACCCCCGAGTTGTCGACGATGGAGATCGGTCGCTGGGTCCACATCGGGGACAAGAACACCATCCGTTGCCACGAGGGTTCGCTGCGCTTCGGCGACAAAGTGGTGCTCGGCCGCGACAACGTCATCAACACCTACCTCGATATCGAGTTCGGCGATTCGGTGCTCATGGCCGACTGGGTCTACGTCTGCGACTTCGACCACCGGATGGACGACATCAACGTGCCGATCAAGGATCAGGGCATTCTCAAGGGCCCGGTCCGGATCGGGCCTGACACCTGGATCGCCACCAAGGTCACCATCCTGCGCAACACCACCATCGGACGCGGCTGCGTTCTTGGCTCGCATGCGGTGGTCAAGGGCGACGTCCCGGACTACTCCATCGCCGTCGGTGCGCCGGCCAAGGTCGTGAAGAACCGCAAGCTCGCCTGGGACACCTCGGCCGCCGAGCGTGCCAAGCTCGCTGCCGCCCTGGCCGACATCGAACGCAAGAAGGCATCCCGCTAG